One region of Malania oleifera isolate guangnan ecotype guangnan chromosome 6, ASM2987363v1, whole genome shotgun sequence genomic DNA includes:
- the LOC131157816 gene encoding uncharacterized protein LOC131157816 isoform X1: MGNTSSMLTQYDIEEVQQHCNHTFSQHEIVSLYQRFCQIDRSSAGFISADEFLSVPEFAVNPLAQRLMRMVDGLNFKEFVAFLSAFSSRASLQQKVEFIFKIYDSDCNGKVSFDDLLDILRDLTGQFISEQQRQLVLMQVLEEAGYTKDSMLVLSDFLKVLRHLFLPWIVFGTLKVSSLKKID; this comes from the exons ATGGGCAACACGTCTTCAATGCTCACTCAGTACGATATCGAAGAAGTCCAGCAACACTGCAACCACACCT TTTCGCAGCATGAGATTGTTTCTTTGTACCAGAGGTTCTGTCAGATCGATCGCAGCTCCGCTGGCTTCATATCCGCCGACGAGTTCTTGTCGGTTCCCGAGTTCGCTGTCAATCCTCTGGCCCAG AGACTGATGAGGATGGTGGATGGATTGAACTTCAAGGAATTTGTGGCTTTCCTATCTGCATTTAGCTCTCGTGCAAGCTTGCAACAAAAAGTTGAAT TTATCTTCAAAATTTATGATTCGGACTGCAATGGGAAGGTATCTTTCGATGATTTATTGGACATTTTGCGAGATTTGACCGGGCAGTTTATATCCGAACAGCAAAGACAG CTAGTTTTGATGCAGGTCCTTGAGGAAGCAGGCTACACAAAGGATTCCATGTTAGTTTTATCCGATTTTTTGAAGGTATTAAGGCATTTGTTTCTACCATGGATAGTATTTGGCACACTGAAAGTTTCATCACTTAAAAAAATTGATTGA
- the LOC131157816 gene encoding uncharacterized protein LOC131157816 isoform X2 codes for MGNTSSMLTQYDIEEVQQHCNHTFSQHEIVSLYQRFCQIDRSSAGFISADEFLSVPEFAVNPLAQRLMRMVDGLNFKEFVAFLSAFSSRASLQQKVEFIFKIYDSDCNGKVSFDDLLDILRDLTGQFISEQQRQLVLMQVLEEAGYTKDSMLVLSDFLKVLGSSDLKMEVEVPVD; via the exons ATGGGCAACACGTCTTCAATGCTCACTCAGTACGATATCGAAGAAGTCCAGCAACACTGCAACCACACCT TTTCGCAGCATGAGATTGTTTCTTTGTACCAGAGGTTCTGTCAGATCGATCGCAGCTCCGCTGGCTTCATATCCGCCGACGAGTTCTTGTCGGTTCCCGAGTTCGCTGTCAATCCTCTGGCCCAG AGACTGATGAGGATGGTGGATGGATTGAACTTCAAGGAATTTGTGGCTTTCCTATCTGCATTTAGCTCTCGTGCAAGCTTGCAACAAAAAGTTGAAT TTATCTTCAAAATTTATGATTCGGACTGCAATGGGAAGGTATCTTTCGATGATTTATTGGACATTTTGCGAGATTTGACCGGGCAGTTTATATCCGAACAGCAAAGACAG CTAGTTTTGATGCAGGTCCTTGAGGAAGCAGGCTACACAAAGGATTCCATGTTAGTTTTATCCGATTTTTTGAAG